Genomic window (Sphingosinicella microcystinivorans):
CAAGACCGGCGTCGGCACGCTGGTGGCGGAAGGCAAGGAGCACAAGGACTTCGGCGGCGAGACCTACATCCTCGAAACCGGCCTCGTCGCGGACCTTTCGATCGTGAAGGCGTGGAAGGCGGACCCCTACGGCAACCTCGTGTTCCGCAAGACCGCGCGCAACTTCAACCCGATGATGGCGACCGCGGGCAAGGTGACGGTGGCCGAGGTGGAGGAACTCGTCGGCCCCGGCGAGATCGAGCCCGACCATATCCACACGCCCGGCATCTTCGTGCAGCGGCTGATCGTCGGCAAGACCTACGAGAAGCGCATCGAGCAGCGCACAGTGAGGCAGGCGGCGTGAACCGCCTTGCGGCGGTCTGCCTGATGGCAGCGCTGCACGGCTGTGCAGGCGGCGGCGTGCCCCGCACGACGCAGCCGCTCGCGTGGACACTGGGCTCGGCGGAAGCAGGCGCGATCGCCGCGCAGACCTACCGCGCGCTGGTGCGCTCGGTGGAGGCGCGGCTGCCCGCAGCGGCAGGCACGCCGTCCGCCGTCCTCGGGTCCGATGGAACGCCGCTGCCCTGCACGGCGGAAACCGCGCAGCGCCCCGCCGCCGTTTTCGACGTGGACGAGACGCTGATCTGGAACGTCGGCTACGCCTATCATGAAGCCCGCAGCAACGCGCCGTTCGATGAGACGAGCTGGGACGCGTGGGAGCGCGAAGGCGCGGAGAAGGCCGTGGCGATGCCCGGCGCGAAGGCGGCGCTGGGTGCGCTCCGCGCGCTCGGCGTGACCCCCGTGTTCAACACCAACCGCAGCGCCGGAAACGCGAAGCACACGGAGGCCATGCTGGCGCACGCCGGTCTCGGCCCGGCCGTGCACGGCGAAACGCTGTTCCTGAAGGGCGACGTCGACGGCACGTCGGGCAAGGACGGCCGCCGCGCCGAGATCGCGGGGCGCTTCTGCGTGCTCGCGCTCGCGGGCGACCAGAACGGCGACTTCACCGACGCCATCGACAACGGCCCCGCCGGCAAGCGCCCGATGGCCGAGCGCCGCGAGATCGCCGCGACGCGCTTCGGCGCGCACTGGGGCGCCGACTGGTTCGTGCTGCCCAATCCCCTTTACGGCGGCTGGAACGATCCGCCGATGAACCGCGACGAGGTCGTCGCGCCCGAGCAACGCTGGACGTACAAAGGAAACCACTGATGCCCTGGAACCGCGACGGCATGGCGGCGCGCGCCGCCAAGGAACTGAAGGACGGCTTCTACGTGAACCTCGGCATCGGAATGCCGACGCTGGTCGCGAACTACATCGCCGAGGACATCGACGTGACGCTGCAAAGCGAGAACGGCATGCTCGGCATGGGGCCGTTCCCGCTTGAGAACGAGGTCGACCCGGACCTCATCAACGCGGGCAAGCAGACGATCACCGAGCTGCGCCGCACGAGCTACTTCAGCTCCTCCGACAGCTTCGCGATGATCCGCGGCGGCCATATCGACCTGTCCATTCTGGGCGCGATGGAAGTCGCCGAGAACGGCGACCTCGCCAACTGGATGATCCCCGGCAAGATGGTGAAGGGCATGGGCGGCGCGATGGACCTCGTCGCCGGCGTCAAGCGCATCATCGTGCTGATGGACCACACCAACAAGGCGGGCGAATCGAAGTTCCTGAAGGCCTGCACGCTGCCGCTGACCGGCAAGGAGGTGGTGGACGTGGTGATCTCCGACCTCGGCGTCTTCGAGCGGCCCGCCAAGGGCCGGCCCTTCCGCCTGATCGAGCTTGCCCCGGACGTCACGCCGGAGGAGGTCGCGGCCAAAACCGAGGCGCACTACGAGGTCGCGCTGTAGCGTTCGTTTCGCTTCCGGATGGCGCACCTCTTTTCTCCCTCCCCATAGGCAGGGAATCTGAAGCGCTTCAGGATCGCTCTTGAAGCATCGGCGCGCCGTAGGGCGGAGGCGGCGGCGGGGAGCCGTCGAGCGCGGGGGCGAACAGCGCCGCGACCGTTTCAGCCAGCCGGTCCACCGCCTGCGGCAGCGGCTGGCCGACATAGGACCAGTAGAGCCAGAGGCTGGAGTTCAGGTAGAAGGCGTGCAGCGCCAGGTCGAACAGGGCTTCGTCCGGCCACTGTGATCCGAGCCGTTTCAGTTGGTTTGCGATCG
Coding sequences:
- a CDS encoding CoA transferase subunit B, translating into MPWNRDGMAARAAKELKDGFYVNLGIGMPTLVANYIAEDIDVTLQSENGMLGMGPFPLENEVDPDLINAGKQTITELRRTSYFSSSDSFAMIRGGHIDLSILGAMEVAENGDLANWMIPGKMVKGMGGAMDLVAGVKRIIVLMDHTNKAGESKFLKACTLPLTGKEVVDVVISDLGVFERPAKGRPFRLIELAPDVTPEEVAAKTEAHYEVAL
- a CDS encoding 5'-nucleotidase, lipoprotein e(P4) family; amino-acid sequence: MNRLAAVCLMAALHGCAGGGVPRTTQPLAWTLGSAEAGAIAAQTYRALVRSVEARLPAAAGTPSAVLGSDGTPLPCTAETAQRPAAVFDVDETLIWNVGYAYHEARSNAPFDETSWDAWEREGAEKAVAMPGAKAALGALRALGVTPVFNTNRSAGNAKHTEAMLAHAGLGPAVHGETLFLKGDVDGTSGKDGRRAEIAGRFCVLALAGDQNGDFTDAIDNGPAGKRPMAERREIAATRFGAHWGADWFVLPNPLYGGWNDPPMNRDEVVAPEQRWTYKGNH